The Candidatus Goldiibacteriota bacterium genome includes the window CAATTGGATTAAAGAATATATAGATGTTAACACCCCTTCAGAAGAATTCGCTTCAAAATTATATATGTCCGGGCTTGCCTGCGAAGAAATTATAGAGAAAAAATCTGAAATTTCCAATGTAGTCTCCGCAAAGATACTTAAAATAGATAAACACCCTAACGCTGATAAACTGGCCTATTGTGACGTGACAGACGGCACGCAGACGTATAAAGTGGTATGCGGCGCTCCTAATATTAAAGAAGGCCAGATAGTGCCCCTTGCAAGGCTTGGCGCTACCCTGCCGGGCGGCGTTGCTATTAAACGAAGCAAAATCCGCGGGATTGAATCCGAAGGCATGATGTGTTCCGGCCGCGAACTTGGTTTTGGCGATGACCATTCAGGCATAATGCTTCTTGATGAAGCTAAATACCCGCTTGGCTCCGAATTTTCACCGGTTAAACCCGATACTGTTTTTAACTTTGAAATAACCCCCAACAGGCCTGACCTGCTGTGCATAACAGGAATTGCAAGGCTTGCGTCTGCCGTATATAAAAAACCCGTTAAGATGCCGTCCTGGTCCCTGCAGGATACATACATTGACCCAAAGCTTGATATCAATTCAATGCTTCAGGTTGAAAATCAGTCGCCTGAACGATGCCCGCGTTACGCCGCCAGAATAATAAAGGACGTAACCGTGAAAGATTCCCCTGACTGGCTTAAAGAAAAACTTATTTCATCCGGCATACGCCCCATTAACAACATTGTGGACGTCACCAATTTTGTCCTGCTGGAATTAAACCAGCCGCTTCACGCTTTTGACCACGCAAAACTTAAGGGCAATAAGATAATAATACGTACGGCAAAAAAGGGCGAAAAAATAACGGCGCTTGACGGCAAAACATACGAACCCAAAGAAACAGATTTAATGATTGCCGATTCCGCGGAACCGGCGGCCATAGCCGGCGTAATGGGCGGCGAGCATTTTTCCGTTACAGATTCAACAACAACAATTGTACTTGAATCGGCTTTCTTTAAACCAGGTTCTGTCAGAAAGACCTCGCGAAGCCTTGCCATTAAGTCAGATTCTTCTTACCGTTTTGAACGCGGCATTGATATTGACAACACCATAAACGCCATGAACCGCGCGGTTAACCTTATTATAGAAACAGCAGGCGGAAAAGCGTCTTTTGAAATAATAGATATCTACCCCGTTAAAACCGCGCCCAAAGAAATAAAGGTGCGTTTTGAAACACTTGGCAAAATAACAGGCATCCCCTTCACTCCGGACACCGCGGAGGCTGTAATTAAAGACCTTAATTTTACCGTCACCGCCAAAGACAGCGTTACAATGACAGTTTGCGTCCCGGGTTACAGGGTTGATATAGAAAAAGAAATTGACTTAATAGAAGATATCGCCCAGATATACGGCTATGATAACATTCCCATGACCATGCCTTTAACGCGCGTGACGCTGGGCACAAGCCCCGAATTGCAGCAGTTTATAAGCAAAGCCCGCAATACAATGGCTTCATTTGGTTTTTCTCAGGCGGTTAATTACAGTTTCATGAATAAAAAACTTTTAAAGGAACTTAAAGCAGAGGCCTATGCGCACCCTTCCCCTGCGGCAATTGCCAACCCTTTTAACGAAGAAGAATCGCATATGAAAACCACCATGATACCGGACATGATAAAAAACCTTATTTTTAATTACAATAAAGAAAACGAAAATGTTCACCTTTTTGAAATTGCAAACACTTTTTCGCGCCCCCTTGAAGGCAATTACACCCAGACCCCTCATTTAAGCGCCGTTTCATACGGCAATATAATGGAGCCGTCATTCAGCGGCAAGCTGCTGAAAACCGACCTTTATTATCTTAAAGCGGCTGTTTCAGGGCTGCATGCCCTTCTTAATACGGACGAAATGCCAATATACACGCCGGATTCATACTATCCGGAGTTTCTGGAATACTCTTCCGGCATCTTCATTTCCGGCAGGCGCGTGGGTACAATCGGCGGATTAAAAGAAGAAATAGCTTATGACAACAAACTTAAAGAGAAAGCCTATCTGCTGGAAATAAATCTTGAAGAATTGTATTCACTTTATAAACCCGTAAAGCGACTGACAAAGCTTTCGGTTTATCCTTCGGTTAAAAGGGATCTTGCCCTTTTATTAAAAAACGAAGTGCCGCACTCTGCCGTGGAAGATATTATTAAAGACGGCCGGCAGTCGCTTATAAAATCCATAAGCCTTTTTGACATATATAAAGGCAAACAGGTGCCCGACGGTTTTAAAAGCCTTGCTTACAATATAGTTTTTCAGTCAAACAAAAGGACTTTATCCGAAACCGAAATTAACAAAATCATGGATACCATAATTAACAGGCTTAAGAAAGAAATAAACGCGGAGCTGAGGTCATAAATGCCTCTTATCGCCATTGAGATTCTTGAAGAAAAGGTAAAAGAGCTGCTGCTTGCCGTTAATCACCTTCACGCCGAAAACACAAGGCTGAAGGACGAAATTAAAAACCTTTCTTCGGGGGCTGATGCCATATCGCCCGAAATTCTATACGAACTTGAAACGCTTAAAAAGACTGTTGATAAATACAGGCAGGAAAGAAACGTTTTAACGGTTAAAATCACAAGGATGCTTGACCAGTTGAAAAAAGTATCCGGCACAGGCCAAGAGGATGACAGCAATGGATAAATCCGTAATTACAGTGAATATTTTCGGCAACGAATATACAATAAAAGGCGTAGCCGAACCGGAATATATCACTTCCCTTGCAGCGTATATCAACAATAAAATGACGGAAGTTCAGTACGCCACAGGGCTTAAAGATACCAAAAAAATAGCAATACTTGCAGCCATTAACCTTGCGGACGAACTGTTTGAAGCAAAAAAGAACTTAAAAGAAAAATACATTCCAAAAGAACAATTTCAGGCTGTCCGCAACAGAGT containing:
- a CDS encoding cell division protein ZapA — protein: MDKSVITVNIFGNEYTIKGVAEPEYITSLAAYINNKMTEVQYATGLKDTKKIAILAAINLADELFEAKKNLKEKYIPKEQFQAVRNRVENLISMIDKELPSGIIPEKESESGLTDNTEYNKKPENDNEEPEE
- a CDS encoding phenylalanine--tRNA ligase subunit beta, with product MLASYNWIKEYIDVNTPSEEFASKLYMSGLACEEIIEKKSEISNVVSAKILKIDKHPNADKLAYCDVTDGTQTYKVVCGAPNIKEGQIVPLARLGATLPGGVAIKRSKIRGIESEGMMCSGRELGFGDDHSGIMLLDEAKYPLGSEFSPVKPDTVFNFEITPNRPDLLCITGIARLASAVYKKPVKMPSWSLQDTYIDPKLDINSMLQVENQSPERCPRYAARIIKDVTVKDSPDWLKEKLISSGIRPINNIVDVTNFVLLELNQPLHAFDHAKLKGNKIIIRTAKKGEKITALDGKTYEPKETDLMIADSAEPAAIAGVMGGEHFSVTDSTTTIVLESAFFKPGSVRKTSRSLAIKSDSSYRFERGIDIDNTINAMNRAVNLIIETAGGKASFEIIDIYPVKTAPKEIKVRFETLGKITGIPFTPDTAEAVIKDLNFTVTAKDSVTMTVCVPGYRVDIEKEIDLIEDIAQIYGYDNIPMTMPLTRVTLGTSPELQQFISKARNTMASFGFSQAVNYSFMNKKLLKELKAEAYAHPSPAAIANPFNEEESHMKTTMIPDMIKNLIFNYNKENENVHLFEIANTFSRPLEGNYTQTPHLSAVSYGNIMEPSFSGKLLKTDLYYLKAAVSGLHALLNTDEMPIYTPDSYYPEFLEYSSGIFISGRRVGTIGGLKEEIAYDNKLKEKAYLLEINLEELYSLYKPVKRLTKLSVYPSVKRDLALLLKNEVPHSAVEDIIKDGRQSLIKSISLFDIYKGKQVPDGFKSLAYNIVFQSNKRTLSETEINKIMDTIINRLKKEINAELRS